A single window of Pontibacillus chungwhensis DNA harbors:
- the recO gene encoding DNA repair protein RecO has product MLEKVEGIVIRTGDYGETNKIVTLFTREKGKIAVMARGAKKPKSRLTAITQPFVYASFLVQMGSNMGTLQQGEVLYSLRAIREDIVKTAYASYMAELTDKLQEQNKPDPFLFQQLLQTFIWITEDKDLDILMFMYEMKMFRKGGFAPEVHRCVNCGSEVEPFSFSVQEGGTLCTRCRHIDPHSYGLSPNLLKLLRICLGVDVTRVGNISVKQENKERLKQIITEYYDRYGGYYLKSKKFLNQLDWLKE; this is encoded by the coding sequence TTGTTAGAAAAGGTAGAGGGGATTGTAATCAGAACAGGTGACTACGGGGAAACGAACAAAATTGTCACCTTGTTCACGCGGGAAAAAGGTAAAATTGCTGTAATGGCAAGAGGGGCTAAAAAGCCTAAAAGTCGATTAACAGCAATTACCCAACCGTTTGTATATGCTTCCTTCTTGGTGCAAATGGGCTCTAACATGGGGACCTTGCAGCAAGGAGAGGTATTGTATTCCTTGCGAGCCATTCGAGAAGATATCGTTAAGACAGCGTATGCTTCTTATATGGCAGAACTGACTGATAAGCTACAGGAACAAAACAAGCCTGACCCGTTTTTGTTTCAACAGCTGTTACAAACATTTATTTGGATTACAGAAGATAAAGATTTAGATATTCTAATGTTCATGTATGAAATGAAGATGTTTCGTAAAGGCGGCTTTGCGCCTGAAGTTCATCGTTGTGTGAACTGCGGGTCTGAAGTAGAGCCTTTTTCTTTTTCTGTACAAGAAGGTGGGACGTTGTGTACGAGGTGCCGACACATAGACCCCCATTCTTACGGTCTCTCACCAAACCTCTTGAAACTTTTACGAATATGCCTTGGAGTAGACGTAACGAGGGTTGGCAATATATCTGTAAAACAAGAAAATAAGGAACGACTCAAGCAAATCATAACCGAATATTATGATCGCTATGGTGGCTATTATTTAAAGTCGAAGAAGTTCTTAAATCAATTAGATTGGCTGAAAGAGTAG
- a CDS encoding YqzL family protein: MLDFTWKVFSQTGNIETYLLMKEMETTDSEGSPVREHSEDYAEFDRQL, encoded by the coding sequence GTGCTCGACTTTACATGGAAGGTCTTTAGTCAAACAGGAAACATTGAAACCTATTTATTAATGAAAGAAATGGAAACTACAGATAGTGAAGGTTCTCCAGTTAGAGAACACAGTGAAGATTATGCAGAATTTGATCGACAGTTGTAG
- the era gene encoding GTPase Era, protein MESDFKSGFISIIGRPNVGKSTFMNRVIGQKIAIMSDKAQTTRNKIQGVYTQDDAQLVFIDTPGIHKPKHKLGSFMVNVAEQSLNEVDLVLFMVNAKEGFGRGDEFIINMLQKVKQPVFLIVNKLDQVHPDELIKLIDEYRTKYDFAEIVPISALEGNNVDNLLKLMVEKMPEGPQFYPEDMITDHPERFVISELIREKALHLTREEVPHSIAVVIEGIEERENEKLNVQASIIVERSSQKGIIIGKQGSMLKEIGQRARKDIEALLGTKIYLELFVKVQKDWRNRTNHLQEYGYREDEY, encoded by the coding sequence ATGGAATCAGATTTCAAATCAGGATTTATATCCATTATCGGACGACCAAACGTAGGAAAATCCACATTTATGAATCGGGTTATTGGCCAGAAGATTGCCATAATGAGTGATAAGGCACAAACAACTCGTAACAAAATTCAAGGGGTTTACACACAAGATGACGCCCAATTGGTATTTATAGATACGCCAGGGATCCATAAACCAAAACATAAATTAGGCAGCTTTATGGTGAATGTCGCTGAACAAAGCTTAAACGAAGTAGACTTAGTATTATTTATGGTGAATGCGAAGGAAGGCTTTGGACGTGGTGATGAATTTATTATCAATATGCTTCAAAAAGTAAAGCAACCTGTCTTCTTGATTGTGAATAAATTAGATCAGGTTCACCCGGACGAATTAATTAAACTAATTGATGAGTATCGAACAAAGTATGACTTCGCTGAGATTGTACCGATCTCTGCCCTTGAAGGCAATAACGTTGATAACCTATTGAAGTTAATGGTTGAGAAGATGCCTGAAGGACCACAATTCTATCCGGAAGATATGATTACAGACCACCCAGAGCGCTTTGTAATCAGTGAGTTAATTCGCGAGAAGGCGCTACATTTAACTCGTGAAGAAGTTCCTCACTCCATTGCGGTAGTCATTGAGGGAATTGAAGAGCGAGAAAACGAAAAATTGAACGTGCAAGCTTCCATTATTGTTGAACGCTCTAGTCAAAAAGGAATCATTATTGGAAAACAAGGTTCGATGTTGAAGGAAATTGGACAGAGAGCTCGTAAAGATATTGAAGCTTTACTAGGAACTAAAATTTATTTAGAGCTTTTTGTGAAGGTTCAAAAAGACTGGCGTAATCGTACAAATCACTTGCAAGAGTATGGTTACAGAGAAGACGAATATTAA
- a CDS encoding diacylglycerol kinase family protein, giving the protein MSSGSNGTSKKKLIGFSFAFNGLWNVLKTERNFRIHLSVSALVILAGLFFGLVAWEWVAVITIMAIVIILEMINSVIERIMDFLSPNYHPLVGEIKDISAGAVLVAALASVIIACIIFLPKLF; this is encoded by the coding sequence ATGAGTTCGGGCTCAAACGGAACGAGTAAAAAAAAGCTCATCGGTTTTTCCTTTGCCTTTAACGGTCTATGGAACGTACTTAAAACGGAACGAAACTTTAGAATTCATTTGTCCGTATCAGCTCTTGTGATACTAGCGGGTCTTTTTTTTGGTTTAGTAGCATGGGAGTGGGTTGCGGTCATTACTATAATGGCTATTGTCATTATTTTAGAAATGATTAATTCTGTAATTGAGCGAATTATGGATTTCTTATCGCCAAATTATCACCCCTTGGTAGGGGAAATTAAAGACATATCAGCTGGAGCGGTACTAGTTGCCGCGCTAGCTTCTGTAATTATTGCTTGTATTATATTTCTTCCTAAACTATTCTAA
- a CDS encoding helix-turn-helix transcriptional regulator, which translates to MDLTQRQEHIIEIVKENGPITGENIAERLSLTRATLRPDLAILTMAGYLDARPRVGYFYTGKTGSELLTEKLKKFKVQDFQSIPVVVHENVSVYDAICTMFLEDVGTLFVVNDHAKLVGVLSRKDLLRASIGNQDLREIPVHIIMTRMPNVTLCYKEDLLLEAGQMLIDKQIDALPVVKNDAEGYEVIGRLTKTNLTKALVELGRDERI; encoded by the coding sequence ATGGACTTAACACAACGCCAGGAACATATTATAGAAATTGTTAAAGAAAACGGTCCGATTACAGGGGAGAATATAGCAGAGCGTTTAAGTTTGACACGAGCAACCCTGCGACCGGATTTAGCCATTCTGACCATGGCGGGATACTTAGATGCAAGACCGAGAGTAGGGTATTTTTATACTGGCAAAACTGGCTCAGAACTATTAACTGAAAAACTAAAAAAGTTTAAAGTTCAAGACTTTCAATCGATTCCTGTTGTCGTTCATGAAAACGTCTCTGTATACGACGCAATCTGTACGATGTTTCTAGAAGATGTCGGAACCCTTTTTGTAGTAAATGATCATGCAAAATTAGTAGGTGTGTTATCACGTAAGGATTTATTGCGTGCAAGTATCGGAAATCAAGATTTACGGGAAATTCCCGTTCATATTATAATGACAAGGATGCCGAATGTTACGCTTTGTTATAAAGAAGACCTATTGCTAGAAGCAGGTCAAATGCTAATCGATAAACAAATTGATGCGCTTCCGGTTGTTAAGAATGACGCAGAAGGCTATGAAGTTATTGGTCGTTTAACGAAAACGAACTTAACGAAAGCACTAGTTGAACTAGGACGTGATGAACGTATATAA
- a CDS encoding pyruvate, water dikinase regulatory protein codes for MGKPIVYVVSDSVGETAELVVKASISQFNNSEFEIQRIPYIEDKATLKEAVLQAKDHQAMIGFTLVIPEFREYLLQEAKEHDVIAIDIIGPFIDQIEKHYGKKPRLEPGLVHKLDEDYFKRVEAIEFAVKYDDGRDPRGILKADVVLIGVSRTSKTPLSQYLAHKRLKVANVPIVPEVDPPEELFKVNPSKCIGLKISAEKLNDIRRERLKALGLDDQATYANMERIHHELSHFNSVVDRIQCDVIDVSNKAVEETANTILNRIHSKS; via the coding sequence ATGGGTAAACCAATTGTTTATGTCGTATCAGACTCTGTAGGAGAGACAGCTGAACTAGTTGTTAAAGCATCGATTAGTCAGTTTAATAACAGTGAATTTGAAATTCAACGTATTCCATATATTGAGGATAAAGCCACTCTAAAAGAGGCTGTCCTTCAGGCAAAAGATCATCAAGCAATGATTGGCTTCACATTAGTCATCCCTGAATTTAGAGAGTACTTATTACAAGAAGCGAAAGAGCATGATGTGATCGCTATTGATATTATTGGTCCTTTTATAGACCAAATTGAAAAGCATTATGGAAAGAAGCCGCGCCTAGAACCAGGGCTAGTTCACAAGTTGGATGAAGATTACTTTAAGAGGGTAGAGGCCATTGAATTTGCAGTGAAATATGACGACGGGAGAGACCCTAGAGGGATTCTGAAAGCAGATGTCGTGTTAATAGGCGTTTCAAGAACTTCGAAGACACCACTTTCTCAGTACTTAGCACATAAACGCTTGAAAGTAGCCAATGTCCCTATTGTTCCAGAGGTGGACCCACCTGAAGAACTCTTTAAAGTGAATCCTTCAAAATGTATAGGTCTTAAGATTAGTGCAGAAAAGCTTAATGATATTCGCAGAGAGCGCTTGAAAGCATTAGGATTGGATGATCAGGCGACCTATGCTAATATGGAACGCATCCACCACGAGCTTAGCCATTTTAATTCCGTAGTGGACCGCATTCAATGTGATGTAATTGATGTTTCAAACAAAGCCGTTGAAGAAACAGCTAATACGATTCTCAATCGAATTCACTCAAAGTCTTAA